From Rhizobium favelukesii, the proteins below share one genomic window:
- the hemH gene encoding ferrochelatase, whose translation MTVDTAHRPADHPPVKSGKVGVLLVNLGTPDGTDFASMRRYLKEFLTDKRVIEWSPWKWYPILFGIVLNTRPQKVGKAYETIWNKDKNESYLRTYTRNQSNLMAERLKDLPNVRVDWAMRYGTPSIASRIQALKDEGCDRIVLFPLYPQYAAATTATVNDKAFQKLLKMRWQPALRTVPDYHDDETYIEALANSVMNHLAALDWQPDMVLASFHGIPLSYSEQGDPYYWQCQKTGRLLRERLGLPEDKFMVTFQSRFGPEEWLQPYTDKTVEKLAQDGVKKIAVLNPGFVSDCLETLEEIAEQAAHSFHAHGGKQFTHIPCLNDSEDGMRVLEKVVRRELLGWA comes from the coding sequence ATGACTGTTGATACTGCGCACCGCCCGGCGGACCATCCGCCCGTGAAATCAGGCAAGGTGGGCGTTTTGCTCGTCAATCTGGGCACGCCCGATGGCACCGACTTCGCCTCCATGCGCCGCTACCTGAAGGAGTTCCTGACCGACAAACGCGTCATCGAATGGTCGCCCTGGAAGTGGTATCCGATCCTATTCGGCATCGTTCTCAACACGCGTCCGCAGAAAGTAGGCAAAGCCTATGAGACGATCTGGAACAAGGACAAGAACGAAAGCTATCTGCGCACCTACACCCGCAACCAGTCCAATCTGATGGCCGAGCGCCTGAAGGATCTGCCCAACGTGAGAGTCGACTGGGCGATGCGCTATGGCACGCCTTCTATCGCGTCCCGCATCCAGGCGCTGAAAGACGAAGGCTGCGACCGCATTGTTCTCTTCCCGCTCTACCCGCAATATGCGGCCGCAACGACAGCGACGGTCAACGACAAGGCCTTCCAGAAGCTGCTCAAGATGCGCTGGCAGCCGGCGCTTCGCACCGTCCCCGACTACCATGACGACGAGACCTATATCGAGGCTCTGGCCAATTCGGTCATGAACCATCTGGCGGCGCTGGATTGGCAACCGGACATGGTGCTTGCCTCCTTCCACGGCATCCCGCTCTCCTATTCAGAGCAGGGCGATCCCTATTACTGGCAATGCCAGAAGACCGGCCGGCTGCTGCGCGAACGGCTGGGGCTGCCGGAAGACAAATTCATGGTGACCTTCCAGTCCCGCTTCGGGCCTGAAGAGTGGCTGCAGCCCTACACCGACAAGACGGTGGAGAAACTTGCACAGGACGGCGTCAAGAAGATCGCCGTGCTGAACCCCGGCTTCGTCTCCGACTGTCTGGAGACGTTGGAAGAAATCGCCGAACAGGCCGCCCACTCCTTCCATGCGCACGGCGGCAAGCAGTTCACCCACATTCCTTGCCTCAACGACAGCGAGGACGGCATGCGGGTGCTGGAGAAAGTCGTCCGCCGCGAACTGCTCGGCTGGGCTTGA
- the queE gene encoding 7-carboxy-7-deazaguanine synthase QueE, translated as MSGARETQIRVSEIFGPTIQGEGILIGLPTVFVRTGGCDYRCSWCDSLHAVDSAYREQWLPMTVDGIWAEVTRLSGGKPLMVSLSGGNPAIQPLGGLIAHGHERGYRFALETQGSVAKEWFADLDVLVLSPKPPSSGMATDFDAFENCLGMAADGPEIALKIVVFDDRDYAYAREAATRYPDLPVYLQPGNHTPPPPDDDDARVDIDGIMDRMLWLVDKVTEDRWFEARVLPQLHVLLWGNKRGV; from the coding sequence CAGCGAGATCTTCGGGCCGACGATCCAGGGGGAAGGCATTCTGATCGGCCTGCCGACCGTCTTCGTTCGCACCGGCGGCTGCGATTATCGCTGTTCGTGGTGCGACAGCCTGCATGCGGTCGACAGCGCGTATCGCGAACAGTGGCTGCCCATGACGGTCGATGGCATATGGGCAGAGGTGACGCGGCTCTCCGGGGGCAAGCCGCTGATGGTGTCGCTCTCCGGCGGCAATCCGGCGATCCAGCCGCTTGGCGGTCTGATCGCGCACGGGCATGAGCGAGGCTATAGGTTCGCGCTGGAGACGCAGGGCAGCGTCGCCAAGGAATGGTTTGCCGATCTCGATGTCTTGGTGCTGAGCCCCAAGCCGCCCTCGAGCGGCATGGCAACTGACTTCGATGCCTTCGAGAACTGTCTCGGGATGGCCGCCGATGGACCTGAGATCGCCCTGAAGATCGTCGTTTTCGACGATCGCGACTACGCCTATGCCCGCGAGGCGGCCACCCGCTATCCCGATTTGCCCGTCTATCTGCAGCCGGGGAACCACACGCCACCGCCGCCTGATGACGACGATGCGCGCGTCGACATCGATGGCATCATGGACAGGATGCTGTGGCTCGTCGACAAGGTCACCGAGGACCGGTGGTTCGAGGCACGGGTGCTGCCCCAGCTGCACGTTCTGCTCTGGGGCAACAAGCGCGGCGTCTGA
- a CDS encoding IS4 family transposase, protein MGIRFPILFLFVMSRTLGHSAELSALSQAIDPDWIAQALATTGKASIRKRKLPAEQVVWLVIALALYRHQSIPEVVAHLDLVLPDEVNADIAKSALTQARQRLGQAPLAQLFAMSASCWDERHQSGRAWRGLCRYAVDGSTLRTSDSPENRAHFGAQAYASGVVASYPQLRLLTLTALATHLVRDAVFGAYGTNEMLYAKSLLDRVPDHSLTVFDKGFFSASLLLQLQTKGHERHWLIPAKANSTWERLDPHPTDYRVRMKVSPQARQAEPDLPAFWEVRAIETTTSHGKKRILLTSLMDRQTYPASEIVHQYEERWRIETSYRELKQELLGSELTLRSGTPETVYQEVWGALLAYNLVRLEMAEVATEAQVEPTRLSFITALHYLRHEWGWMAIEAPGKIPAHLTRLRNRLADLLLTEKRGRSCPRVVKKLPARYPIRAVSKPK, encoded by the coding sequence ATGGGGATTCGTTTTCCCATCCTGTTTTTGTTTGTGATGTCACGCACCCTTGGACATTCGGCCGAATTATCGGCTCTTTCGCAGGCGATCGACCCGGACTGGATCGCTCAGGCTCTCGCCACGACAGGCAAGGCGAGCATCCGCAAGCGCAAGCTGCCAGCCGAGCAGGTCGTCTGGCTGGTGATTGCGTTGGCCCTTTATCGTCATCAGTCGATCCCGGAGGTGGTGGCTCATCTTGATCTGGTTTTGCCCGATGAGGTCAACGCGGATATTGCCAAGAGCGCGTTGACACAGGCACGGCAGCGCTTGGGTCAGGCACCGTTGGCGCAGTTGTTTGCAATGAGTGCATCATGCTGGGATGAACGCCACCAATCCGGGCGTGCCTGGCGGGGTCTTTGTCGTTATGCCGTGGACGGCAGCACGCTGCGGACGTCCGACAGCCCGGAGAACCGGGCGCATTTTGGAGCGCAGGCCTACGCGTCTGGCGTTGTCGCAAGCTATCCGCAATTGCGGCTGCTGACGCTGACGGCGCTGGCGACGCATCTGGTGCGTGATGCGGTGTTCGGAGCCTATGGCACAAACGAGATGCTCTATGCCAAAAGCCTGCTCGACCGGGTTCCGGACCATTCGCTGACGGTCTTCGACAAGGGCTTCTTCAGTGCCAGCCTTCTCTTGCAATTGCAGACGAAGGGACATGAGCGTCACTGGCTGATTCCGGCCAAAGCCAACAGCACATGGGAACGACTGGATCCGCACCCCACCGATTATCGGGTGCGCATGAAGGTCTCGCCCCAGGCGCGGCAGGCAGAACCGGACTTGCCGGCCTTCTGGGAGGTCAGGGCCATCGAGACGACCACCAGCCATGGCAAAAAGCGCATATTGTTGACATCGCTGATGGACAGACAAACTTATCCGGCAAGCGAAATCGTCCATCAGTATGAAGAGCGATGGCGCATCGAGACAAGTTATCGCGAACTCAAGCAGGAGCTTCTCGGTAGCGAACTGACCCTGCGAAGCGGCACGCCGGAGACTGTCTATCAGGAGGTCTGGGGCGCGTTGCTGGCCTACAATCTGGTGCGGCTCGAAATGGCAGAGGTCGCGACCGAAGCCCAAGTCGAGCCAACCCGACTAAGCTTTATCACAGCCCTGCATTACCTGCGTCACGAATGGGGATGGATGGCGATCGAAGCACCCGGCAAAATCCCCGCCCACCTCACCAGATTGAGAAACAGATTGGCAGACTTGCTGCTGACAGAAAAACGGGGGCGATCATGCCCCCGTGTCGTCAAAAAACTGCCTGCCAGATACCCGATAAGAGCCGTAAGCAAACCTAAGTGA
- a CDS encoding bifunctional metallophosphatase/5'-nucleotidase, protein MTKSFQFGLLTASMLALSSGAAFADYELNILHINDFHSRIESINKFDSTCSADEEAKKECFGGAARLKTAIDQRRQALDGKNVLLLNAGDNFQGSLFYTTYKGAAEAEVLNDMKFDVMTVGNHEFDDSEDGLATFLDKVQFPVISANVLAGDGSKLGDRIKPSLVLDVGGQKIGIVGAVTNDTEELSSPGPKVMIADDVQTITAAVEDLKKQGVNKIIALTHVGYPRDLAAIAKIPDVDVVVGGHSHSLLSNTDPKAEGPYPTMVDNPGGYKVPVVQAASYSKYLGDIVVTFDDNGVVKGAKGDPILIDSSFMPDPTLTARIAELAKPIEELREKVIGSSQAPIQGDRTVCRVEECSMGNLVADAMLDRGKSQGMSIAIQNGGGLRASIDAGDVTQGEVITVLPFQNTLATFQLTGADIRKALENGLGKIEEGAGRFPQVSGLKYTFDKAKPAGSRVVSVKVKEGDAFVPLDDAKSYGVVTNNFMRAGGDGYSIFETAGKNAYDFGPDLADVTAEYLAAHSPYKPYTDGRVTQVAASGTEAPATTEAAPAAPASPAASQPATAPAAPTAEAPAALAPNTPTNHVIAAGDTLWDLAEQFYGDGALWTRISEANGTPAPRHLTIGKELQIPSK, encoded by the coding sequence ATGACGAAATCATTTCAATTCGGTCTGCTGACCGCGTCGATGCTGGCGCTGTCGAGCGGCGCCGCTTTTGCCGATTACGAACTCAATATTCTTCATATCAACGATTTCCATTCGCGCATCGAGTCAATCAACAAGTTTGATTCCACCTGCTCGGCCGATGAAGAGGCCAAGAAGGAATGCTTCGGGGGGGCGGCGCGCTTGAAGACCGCGATCGACCAGCGCCGACAGGCTCTCGATGGCAAGAACGTGCTGCTGCTCAATGCCGGCGACAATTTCCAGGGCTCGCTTTTCTACACGACATACAAGGGTGCGGCCGAAGCCGAAGTGCTGAACGACATGAAGTTCGACGTGATGACCGTCGGCAACCACGAGTTCGACGACAGCGAGGATGGCCTGGCAACTTTCCTCGACAAGGTGCAATTCCCTGTCATTTCAGCCAATGTGTTGGCCGGCGACGGCTCGAAGCTCGGCGACCGCATCAAGCCTTCGCTGGTGCTCGACGTCGGCGGCCAGAAGATCGGCATCGTTGGCGCCGTGACCAACGACACGGAGGAACTCTCCTCGCCCGGTCCCAAGGTGATGATCGCCGACGACGTGCAGACCATCACGGCAGCCGTCGAAGACCTGAAGAAGCAGGGCGTCAACAAGATCATCGCTTTGACCCATGTCGGCTATCCCCGCGACCTCGCAGCCATCGCCAAGATTCCTGACGTGGATGTCGTCGTCGGCGGCCATTCGCACAGCCTGCTGTCCAACACCGACCCGAAGGCCGAGGGGCCCTACCCGACGATGGTCGACAATCCCGGCGGCTACAAGGTGCCGGTGGTCCAGGCCGCGTCCTACAGCAAGTATCTCGGCGACATCGTCGTCACCTTCGATGACAACGGCGTCGTCAAGGGAGCCAAGGGCGACCCGATCCTGATCGATTCCTCCTTCATGCCCGATCCGACGCTGACCGCCCGGATCGCCGAACTTGCCAAGCCGATCGAGGAGCTGCGCGAGAAGGTCATCGGCTCCAGCCAGGCCCCGATCCAAGGCGACCGCACCGTGTGTCGCGTCGAGGAATGCTCGATGGGCAACCTCGTGGCCGACGCCATGCTCGACCGCGGCAAAAGCCAGGGCATGAGCATCGCCATCCAGAACGGCGGTGGGCTGCGTGCCTCGATTGATGCCGGCGACGTCACGCAGGGCGAAGTCATCACCGTGCTGCCGTTCCAGAACACGCTTGCGACCTTCCAGCTGACGGGCGCCGATATCCGCAAGGCGCTCGAAAACGGCCTCGGCAAGATCGAGGAGGGCGCCGGCCGCTTCCCGCAGGTGTCGGGCCTGAAATACACGTTCGACAAAGCCAAGCCCGCTGGCAGCCGTGTCGTATCGGTCAAGGTCAAGGAAGGCGATGCCTTCGTGCCGCTCGACGACGCGAAGAGCTATGGCGTGGTCACCAACAACTTCATGCGCGCAGGTGGCGACGGCTATTCGATCTTCGAGACGGCCGGTAAGAACGCCTACGACTTCGGGCCGGACCTTGCCGACGTGACCGCCGAATACCTGGCCGCGCACTCGCCCTACAAGCCCTATACGGACGGCCGCGTGACACAAGTTGCGGCCTCCGGAACCGAAGCGCCGGCAACCACCGAGGCCGCGCCTGCTGCGCCTGCCTCCCCGGCGGCATCGCAACCCGCCACGGCTCCGGCAGCACCCACGGCCGAAGCTCCCGCTGCGCTTGCCCCGAACACGCCGACCAACCACGTCATCGCGGCTGGCGATACGCTCTGGGATCTTGCCGAGCAGTTCTACGGTGACGGTGCGCTCTGGACGAGGATTTCCGAGGCCAACGGCACGCCGGCGCCACGCCATCTGACGATCGGCAAGGAACTGCAGATTCCGTCGAAGTAA